One window of Bacteroidota bacterium genomic DNA carries:
- a CDS encoding TIGR00730 family Rossman fold protein, giving the protein MNICLFASSSKHIDQKYFDTAAELGNLIGQSGHTLIHGGGKEGLMGKVADHVQLNKGKVIGVIPEKLNQKGIVRENDEETIVTKTMAERKAIMFEMADLFIALPGGFGTLEELLEIITLNQLAYLKKKVIIFNTHGYYDLLIQFFEQIVNFKFSDSSSHELFTIANSLDELSIV; this is encoded by the coding sequence ATGAACATCTGTCTTTTTGCCTCATCTAGTAAACATATCGATCAAAAGTATTTTGACACCGCTGCTGAATTAGGAAATTTAATTGGTCAATCAGGACATACATTAATTCATGGAGGAGGAAAAGAAGGTTTGATGGGAAAAGTGGCTGACCATGTCCAGTTAAATAAAGGGAAGGTAATTGGAGTTATACCTGAAAAACTGAATCAAAAAGGTATTGTCAGAGAAAATGATGAGGAAACTATTGTGACCAAAACAATGGCTGAGCGAAAAGCGATTATGTTTGAAATGGCTGATTTATTTATCGCCTTGCCGGGAGGCTTTGGAACGTTGGAAGAATTGTTGGAAATTATTACACTCAACCAGCTTGCTTATTTAAAGAAAAAAGTAATCATCTTCAATACTCATGGTTATTATGATCTTCTTATTCAATTTTTCGAGCAAATAGTTAATTTTAAATTTTCGGATTCCTCAAGTCATGAACTATTCACAATTGCAAATAGTCTTGATGAATTATCGATTGTTTAG
- a CDS encoding Omp28-related outer membrane protein, with translation MKKRSITVLFACFISFIGFSQTIVTTDVQMRNVVLEEYTGIHCGYCPDGHARAEELKTNNPGRIELLNIHAGAFAVPAAGEPEFRTIFGDSLVALAGVSGYPSGTVNRHIFPAVDATKTALSRSAWAAVAPEILAKPSPVNIGFNSTFDSASRQLTIVVEAYYSMNSPESSNYINIALLENHVIGYQSDYANGTHTDYDHKHILRHLITGQWGAKITQTSKGSLYTNTFNYVVPAEWVASNCDVMVYISESKQEVYTGFTAPADGGSVDGTTALFIGDLEQAGVAFVKGTEGAKTSFDLDAYSALTGTSDFKFVLTNDAPHGWISSFTIDGTDYSDSTIISLTDAQAKTITINVTPDVAAAISTFTLSMKSMANPLIEERIQKVYVISGVTDLVLNNSAAWGNGDEVRAKDFDNVIKDGLTYAGNSSFASAESEVIKLISSADVLNEVLNIYYNVGWSFPSMNDDLCNFFALFLDRGGNLFVSGQDIAWDNFDAGGYGTATTSSFVTNYLHAGYVIDGDQSHSQLTANGDDGIFKAVNSSAIENKYGVNPDNGQPYFYPDQLSVGSQGQSVFYYNGNTSKTAVVRSRVEDYKTLFMGVSLEMIADVAVQKEIMKLTYDWFSGLLSNEEFDSKMLAISANYPNPANQYTMIPIHGQKKGQVEIYDLGGKIIQKLSYAKGTKELKLNTSDMQDGLYVYKIVEDGKIVKSLLFQIIH, from the coding sequence ATGAAAAAGCGTAGCATTACTGTATTATTTGCTTGTTTTATAAGTTTCATTGGGTTTTCACAAACCATTGTTACTACAGATGTACAAATGAGAAATGTTGTTCTTGAAGAATACACAGGTATTCATTGCGGATATTGTCCTGATGGACACGCCAGAGCAGAAGAGTTAAAGACCAACAATCCGGGACGAATTGAATTGTTAAATATACATGCCGGTGCTTTTGCAGTTCCTGCTGCTGGAGAACCTGAGTTCAGAACCATCTTTGGGGATAGTTTGGTTGCTCTGGCAGGGGTAAGTGGTTATCCTTCTGGAACGGTTAATCGACATATTTTCCCTGCAGTAGACGCCACTAAAACAGCATTAAGCCGTTCAGCATGGGCTGCTGTTGCTCCAGAAATACTTGCAAAGCCTTCGCCTGTAAATATTGGATTCAACTCAACTTTTGATTCAGCATCAAGGCAATTAACTATAGTAGTTGAAGCATACTATAGCATGAATAGCCCAGAAAGCAGTAATTATATCAATATTGCACTATTGGAAAATCATGTTATTGGTTATCAGTCCGATTATGCCAATGGAACACATACTGATTATGACCACAAACACATATTGAGGCATTTAATTACTGGTCAGTGGGGTGCAAAAATTACACAAACCAGCAAGGGATCCTTGTATACCAATACGTTTAATTATGTAGTTCCTGCAGAATGGGTCGCTTCTAATTGCGATGTGATGGTTTATATTTCAGAAAGCAAGCAGGAGGTTTATACCGGTTTTACTGCTCCAGCAGATGGCGGATCAGTAGATGGCACAACTGCCTTATTTATTGGTGATCTGGAACAAGCCGGAGTTGCTTTTGTAAAGGGAACTGAGGGAGCAAAGACAAGCTTTGATTTAGATGCATATAGTGCTTTAACAGGCACATCAGATTTTAAATTTGTTTTGACAAATGATGCGCCTCATGGTTGGATATCATCTTTTACAATTGATGGAACAGATTATTCTGATTCGACAATAATATCTCTGACTGATGCTCAAGCAAAAACCATTACTATCAATGTTACACCTGATGTAGCCGCTGCAATTTCAACTTTTACATTAAGCATGAAATCAATGGCAAATCCATTAATTGAAGAAAGGATTCAAAAAGTGTATGTGATTTCTGGAGTTACTGATTTGGTTCTTAACAATTCAGCTGCTTGGGGAAATGGAGATGAAGTACGAGCAAAAGACTTCGACAATGTAATCAAGGATGGTTTAACTTATGCTGGGAATTCATCATTTGCATCAGCTGAGTCGGAAGTAATAAAATTGATTAGCAGTGCCGATGTATTAAACGAAGTGCTGAATATTTATTACAATGTTGGCTGGTCATTTCCATCGATGAATGATGACTTGTGTAATTTCTTTGCATTATTCCTTGATAGAGGAGGAAATCTATTCGTAAGTGGGCAAGATATTGCCTGGGATAATTTTGATGCAGGTGGTTATGGAACAGCAACAACTTCAAGTTTTGTCACTAATTATTTGCATGCAGGTTATGTTATTGATGGAGATCAATCGCATTCTCAATTAACTGCAAATGGTGATGATGGTATTTTTAAAGCGGTGAACTCATCAGCCATTGAAAATAAATATGGCGTTAATCCAGACAACGGACAGCCCTATTTCTATCCTGATCAACTTTCAGTTGGTAGTCAAGGACAATCCGTATTTTATTACAATGGAAATACATCTAAAACGGCTGTGGTAAGAAGTCGGGTTGAAGATTATAAAACATTGTTTATGGGTGTTAGTCTTGAAATGATTGCTGATGTAGCCGTTCAAAAAGAAATCATGAAACTGACCTATGATTGGTTTAGTGGTTTATTATCAAATGAAGAATTCGATAGTAAGATGTTAGCAATTTCAGCTAATTATCCAAATCCGGCCAATCAGTATACCATGATTCCAATTCATGGTCAAAAGAAAGGACAAGTTGAGATTTATGATTTAGGAGGAAAAATCATTCAAAAATTATCCTATGCAAAAGGAACTAAAGAATTGAAACTGAACACATCCGATATGCAGGATGGATTGTATGTTTATAAAATTGTGGAGGATGGAAAAATAGTAAAATCCTTACTTTTTCAAATTATTCATTAA
- a CDS encoding M28 family peptidase, translated as MNPQFKLLFIVFAFIPQFNFAQTNIQVSNQLVENILTGNYNRGDYQPTLFIKNQDSLINGLINEISNDSLFSYLRKLESFYNRNTASDTHSNNTGIGACRRWIYAKFQQFSEQNENRLITSYLDFNKSVCGMGSHKNVMAVLPGLDPTSDEILIVEGHFDTRCEGGCDTTCYTPGMDDNGSGTVLVMELARVMSKYAFNKTIVFTTTTGEDQGLHGATAFAQYCADKALLVKAVFNNDVVGGIYCGYTSSLPSCPYAGHTDSTHVRIFSYSQINDSFRNSSHKQLARYIKMNQEEKINPKLLYPLIINLMIMEDRTGRGGDHIPFRKKGYAAIRYCAANEHGNGKGILPDRTHTSTDIIGVDTTQPPDGSIDSFFVNLNYLRRNALSNGINVGLIANSPLVPNPEFIPVWTGIDILMKDKDSLFKNYRVGIRSKGSGTLYFDTVMSFTGNSKIHINKLDAGKTYFFSVANVENGISSLFSEEFSFEYKVSLKEYHEQTFSLLQNSPNPFFKTSKIKIIAEPKIENKNASIVIRDITGKIVFTERIQLHGGINTYIFTNNGEFKGLYTYSVVIGNQISQTLKMIVL; from the coding sequence ATGAATCCTCAATTTAAGTTGCTGTTCATAGTTTTTGCATTTATTCCGCAATTCAACTTTGCGCAAACAAACATTCAAGTCAGCAATCAGCTTGTTGAAAACATTTTAACAGGCAACTACAACAGAGGGGATTATCAGCCTACTCTATTCATTAAAAATCAAGACTCGCTGATTAATGGACTTATTAATGAGATTTCAAACGATTCATTATTCAGTTATCTGCGAAAATTGGAATCTTTTTACAATAGAAATACGGCCTCAGATACACATTCAAACAATACAGGAATAGGAGCTTGTAGAAGATGGATTTATGCTAAATTTCAACAATTCAGTGAACAAAATGAAAACAGACTGATCACTTCCTATCTTGACTTTAACAAATCGGTTTGTGGTATGGGGAGTCATAAAAATGTTATGGCAGTACTACCCGGACTTGATCCAACAAGTGATGAGATTTTGATAGTAGAAGGGCATTTTGATACCCGTTGTGAAGGTGGTTGCGATACTACTTGTTATACACCAGGCATGGATGATAATGGATCGGGAACCGTTTTGGTTATGGAACTTGCTCGTGTCATGAGTAAGTATGCTTTCAATAAAACCATTGTTTTTACGACAACAACTGGTGAAGATCAGGGCTTACATGGTGCTACTGCATTTGCTCAATATTGTGCCGACAAGGCTTTGCTGGTTAAAGCTGTTTTTAACAATGATGTTGTTGGAGGAATTTATTGTGGATATACATCTTCGCTACCTTCATGCCCTTATGCAGGACATACCGACAGCACTCATGTTCGTATTTTCTCCTATTCTCAAATAAACGATTCATTTCGAAATTCATCACACAAACAGTTGGCTCGATATATTAAAATGAATCAGGAAGAAAAAATAAATCCCAAGCTTTTGTACCCCTTAATTATTAATTTAATGATTATGGAAGATCGTACAGGAAGAGGTGGTGATCATATTCCTTTTCGAAAAAAAGGTTATGCTGCTATACGTTATTGTGCTGCCAATGAGCATGGAAATGGGAAAGGTATTTTGCCTGACAGGACTCATACATCTACTGATATAATTGGAGTTGATACAACCCAACCACCAGATGGAAGTATTGATAGTTTTTTTGTTAACCTGAATTACTTGAGAAGAAATGCACTATCGAATGGCATAAATGTAGGTTTAATTGCAAACTCTCCTCTTGTGCCAAATCCTGAATTCATACCTGTATGGACAGGTATTGATATTTTAATGAAAGATAAGGATAGCTTGTTTAAAAACTACCGTGTTGGAATTCGATCAAAAGGATCAGGCACTTTATATTTTGATACGGTCATGTCTTTTACTGGAAATTCAAAAATTCATATTAATAAACTGGATGCTGGCAAAACATATTTTTTTAGTGTTGCAAATGTTGAAAATGGAATATCAAGTTTGTTTTCCGAAGAATTTTCATTCGAATACAAAGTGTCGCTAAAAGAGTATCATGAACAGACCTTTTCATTGTTACAAAATAGTCCAAATCCATTCTTCAAAACAAGCAAAATTAAAATCATTGCAGAACCAAAAATTGAAAATAAAAACGCCTCTATTGTCATTCGAGATATAACTGGGAAAATTGTATTTACTGAAAGGATTCAATTACATGGCGGAATCAATACGTATATTTTCACTAATAATGGAGAATTTAAAGGTCTGTATACCTACTCTGTGGTGATAGGAAATCAAATTAGTCAAACACTCAAAATGATTGTATTATAA
- a CDS encoding PQQ-binding-like beta-propeller repeat protein: MKKITFIFAFTLWGLFLLAQKQAIKKDSYQAIIKYVFQTEGKVYSSPIATQDTIIVIGSNDKCIYFLSAKGKLKAKYKTEGKIHASPSIIGKGFITCGSYDNHFYVFKPDLSLHQKRSEESGIFTTTVDVAKDTFMYAVGKVIKFINNFDTIVHEIKLEKLTHASPTQMRDGTIVIGSNDKYVYFLNRDGTIKAKYKTGSWIMHSAPLELPDGTIVVGSYDKKLYFLNPDGSLRNTFKCDGRIHANPLLLNDTTIVVSSFDKHIYFISTDGKLMNKVETNGLVFSSPAKYNDEIIVCGSYDKHLYFIDLHGNIVEKVKLNGKIFSSPLVLPDKTVVVGCNDYNVYFIKLEDNL, from the coding sequence TTGAAAAAAATAACATTCATATTTGCCTTCACTTTATGGGGTTTATTCTTGCTAGCTCAAAAACAAGCTATTAAAAAGGACTCTTATCAAGCTATCATTAAATATGTATTTCAAACGGAAGGAAAAGTATATTCTTCACCGATTGCGACACAAGATACTATCATTGTAATTGGTTCAAATGATAAATGCATTTATTTCCTATCAGCCAAAGGTAAACTGAAAGCTAAGTATAAAACCGAAGGAAAAATTCATGCAAGTCCGTCAATAATAGGGAAAGGTTTTATTACATGTGGTTCCTACGATAACCACTTTTATGTTTTCAAACCTGATTTGTCTCTTCACCAAAAACGTTCTGAAGAAAGTGGGATTTTTACAACTACAGTTGATGTAGCCAAGGACACATTCATGTATGCTGTTGGAAAAGTAATCAAATTCATTAATAATTTTGACACAATTGTTCATGAAATAAAATTAGAAAAGTTAACACACGCCAGCCCTACACAAATGAGGGATGGAACCATAGTTATTGGCTCAAACGACAAATATGTGTATTTCCTGAACCGTGATGGGACGATAAAAGCCAAATATAAAACGGGTTCATGGATCATGCATTCAGCCCCCTTGGAATTACCTGATGGTACTATCGTTGTGGGCTCTTATGATAAAAAACTCTATTTCTTAAATCCGGATGGAAGCTTAAGAAATACATTTAAATGTGATGGCAGAATACATGCTAACCCTTTATTATTAAATGATACAACCATCGTTGTAAGTTCTTTCGATAAACACATCTATTTTATTTCCACAGATGGCAAGCTGATGAATAAAGTTGAAACAAATGGTTTGGTCTTTTCATCTCCTGCCAAATATAACGATGAAATTATTGTTTGTGGATCTTACGATAAACATCTTTATTTCATCGACCTGCATGGAAATATAGTTGAGAAAGTTAAACTCAATGGGAAAATA